One window of the Bacteroidia bacterium genome contains the following:
- a CDS encoding FISUMP domain-containing protein: protein MKNFPATLKIILLWLTSLTSAPVLAQVADVDGNTYPTVRIGSQEWMAENLRTSRFNNGDSILEEEDNAVWPTLTEPGMCWYDNDSATHHFLYGRIYNGYVAMDPDICPAGWSVPSEQDWDKMISSLGGASMAGGKLKQAGTEHWEEPNTGATNNSGFTALPGGFRSHADGTFNYRGQRAGWFVTTPGSGVLFKWVSWSLESSGSGPIAPEAGLAIRCFRNVSVSIDGKAEAAKMKVYPIPASGALMIERPGTPQTKRIEAVLTDATGRIVKKEWLLTDVHALDVTGLANGTYLLQLIANDAVIHFEKVVLIK, encoded by the coding sequence ATGAAGAACTTCCCGGCTACCCTAAAGATAATTTTATTGTGGTTAACCAGCCTGACTTCAGCGCCTGTTCTGGCACAGGTTGCTGATGTGGATGGCAACACCTACCCTACAGTAAGAATTGGCAGCCAGGAATGGATGGCCGAAAATCTTCGCACTTCCCGATTTAATAATGGCGATTCGATTTTAGAAGAGGAGGACAACGCTGTCTGGCCAACGCTTACAGAACCTGGCATGTGCTGGTATGATAATGATTCTGCTACGCACCACTTTCTCTATGGAAGAATATATAATGGCTACGTGGCGATGGACCCCGACATTTGTCCTGCAGGCTGGAGTGTCCCTTCAGAGCAGGATTGGGATAAAATGATCAGTTCTTTGGGAGGCGCCAGCATGGCAGGTGGAAAGCTGAAACAAGCCGGCACGGAACATTGGGAGGAGCCTAATACAGGAGCAACCAATAACAGCGGGTTTACCGCGCTGCCAGGCGGCTTCAGAAGCCATGCGGATGGAACTTTCAACTACAGGGGACAGCGTGCCGGTTGGTTTGTTACCACGCCCGGTTCAGGTGTACTCTTCAAGTGGGTAAGCTGGTCGCTCGAAAGCTCAGGTTCAGGCCCTATTGCTCCGGAGGCAGGATTGGCAATTCGTTGCTTTCGCAATGTTTCGGTTTCGATTGACGGTAAGGCAGAAGCAGCTAAGATGAAGGTTTATCCTATTCCGGCATCCGGAGCGCTGATGATTGAACGGCCTGGTACGCCACAAACGAAAAGGATAGAGGCCGTACTTACGGACGCTACCGGCCGCATTGTAAAAAAGGAATGGCTGCTGACTGACGTTCATGCTTTGGACGTTACCGGTCTCGCAAATGGAACCTACCTGTTGCAACTTATTGCCAATGATGCTGTGATCCATTTTGAAAAAGTTGTGCTGATTAAATGA
- a CDS encoding nucleotidyltransferase substrate binding protein: protein MLNQKDIRWIQRFSKYKKALSQLEKFIDKGTLNELEQQGLIQAFEYTFELAWNTIKDFYEYQGEEGIQGSRDAFRMAFRRELIANGDAWMEMIKSRQLTVHSYNEETANEIAEQVQDSYIHEFMKLRSSFEEIIKKQIRKENKEQ, encoded by the coding sequence ATGCTAAACCAAAAAGACATACGTTGGATTCAGCGCTTCAGCAAATACAAGAAGGCGCTTAGTCAACTTGAGAAGTTCATTGACAAAGGCACCCTGAACGAACTGGAGCAACAAGGGCTGATCCAGGCATTTGAGTACACATTCGAGCTTGCCTGGAATACCATCAAAGATTTCTATGAATACCAGGGTGAGGAAGGCATCCAGGGAAGTCGGGATGCTTTTCGAATGGCTTTTAGGCGAGAGTTGATTGCAAACGGAGATGCCTGGATGGAAATGATCAAGAGCCGCCAGCTTACCGTACACAGTTACAATGAAGAAACGGCCAATGAAATTGCTGAGCAGGTGCAGGATTCATACATTCACGAGTTCATGAAATTGAGATCAAGCTTTGAGGAAATCATTAAGAAACAAATCAGGAAGGAGAATAAGGAACAATGA
- a CDS encoding nucleotidyltransferase domain-containing protein: protein MKFGLPEKALKRIIEVFKKHPQVDQVLLYGSRAKGNFKPSSDIDLTVIAPELKWKDINRISLELDDLLLPYSIDISLYHHISDPDVLDHIKRVGKNFYQKNG from the coding sequence ATGAAATTTGGGTTGCCAGAGAAAGCATTGAAGCGGATAATCGAGGTATTCAAAAAGCATCCACAGGTGGACCAAGTGCTGCTGTACGGTTCACGTGCCAAGGGCAACTTTAAGCCTTCATCCGACATTGACCTAACCGTAATTGCCCCTGAACTGAAGTGGAAGGACATCAACCGGATTTCGCTGGAGTTGGATGATCTCCTCCTGCCTTACTCCATTGATATTTCACTTTACCACCATATCAGCGACCCTGATGTGCTGGACCATATTAAGCGCGTGGGGAAGAATTTTTACCAGAAAAATGGATAA
- a CDS encoding ester cyclase, whose product MTAKAIAKAWFNGIDSRNFEGVKKLMAPNHKFHNPMSPQPIEVEEHIGMMQMMTSAFEGKHHIDQLIEDGNHVVARGHWSGKHVGEFNGVPATGNDLTFSWMDLFEIVDGKVANEYFEMNPLSIMSQIGAMETKDA is encoded by the coding sequence ATGACAGCAAAAGCAATTGCGAAGGCATGGTTCAACGGTATTGACTCCAGGAACTTTGAGGGTGTAAAGAAGCTTATGGCACCTAACCACAAATTTCACAATCCAATGAGTCCTCAGCCCATTGAAGTGGAAGAACACATTGGCATGATGCAAATGATGACTTCAGCCTTTGAGGGAAAACATCACATTGACCAGTTAATTGAAGACGGAAACCATGTTGTAGCCAGAGGACACTGGTCAGGAAAACATGTTGGGGAATTCAACGGAGTTCCTGCTACCGGCAATGATCTTACTTTTTCATGGATGGATCTTTTTGAAATCGTGGATGGAAAAGTAGCAAACGAATATTTTGAAATGAACCCGTTGAGCATCATGTCTCAAATTGGTGCAATGGAAACTAAAGACGCATAA
- a CDS encoding HAMP domain-containing sensor histidine kinase translates to MRKQPLQFLFILMVVAVGAVVSAQLYWIFNAYTLQEENFRRDALVALQNTTSQIEDNYTCLESFNKINLKQRENILILKRNADGVSMDTIRQFAAAYTGDSLFSTNSFSSPLTATAEILVKYHYFPRSYSHITQFDNPHNSLKGMTKKQQEQFFRGNVTLTYANGEKYFLDYIDSVLTINLSNQGISSDFRFQLKDKQNDSILFRNFEDEVLLAGAMPFTSSFYQGSRFFSPQELQLWIPAQNKILLGRMGFVMVGSFLVLVLLGAVVLLIVRTLLRQKKLAVIKNDFINNMTHEFKTPICNISLALETIENSSLVNGNNGLRQYLSIINSENIRMDENVEKIMEISMMERTEVKLNMKPCNLNNIVRQVVPLFDLMIRERHGNITVKSYKPVVMVNCDAVHISNVFYNLIDNAIKYNDKTPEVNISVIEENDLIKIEFSDNGIGINQEHQKPIFDSFYRVSTGNKHDVKGFGLGLSYVKNIIESHRGDVQLNSRKGGGSVFSVRLPIETKEVKRSSRINLHRLNL, encoded by the coding sequence ATGCGAAAGCAACCACTTCAGTTTCTGTTTATCCTTATGGTTGTCGCGGTAGGCGCTGTGGTTTCTGCGCAGCTCTACTGGATTTTCAACGCATATACACTACAGGAGGAAAACTTCAGGCGTGATGCATTGGTGGCGCTTCAGAACACCACTTCGCAAATTGAGGACAACTACACATGCCTTGAAAGTTTTAATAAAATAAATCTGAAACAGCGAGAGAATATCCTCATCCTTAAACGAAATGCGGATGGGGTTTCTATGGATACCATCCGCCAGTTTGCCGCAGCCTATACAGGCGATAGCCTTTTTTCAACCAATTCCTTTTCTTCTCCCCTGACCGCCACTGCTGAGATCCTTGTGAAATACCATTACTTTCCACGCAGTTATTCCCATATAACGCAATTTGACAACCCGCATAATTCATTGAAGGGAATGACGAAGAAGCAACAGGAGCAATTTTTCCGAGGCAATGTCACCCTCACCTATGCCAATGGCGAGAAATATTTCCTGGATTACATTGATTCCGTTTTAACCATCAATTTATCCAACCAGGGCATTTCTTCAGATTTCCGGTTTCAATTAAAGGACAAACAAAACGATTCCATTCTATTCAGGAATTTTGAGGATGAAGTACTCCTTGCCGGTGCCATGCCTTTCACATCATCATTTTACCAGGGTAGCCGGTTTTTTTCCCCGCAGGAGCTGCAGCTATGGATCCCCGCCCAAAACAAAATTCTGCTGGGGCGCATGGGGTTCGTAATGGTGGGCTCATTTCTGGTGCTGGTTCTGCTGGGTGCCGTAGTGTTGCTCATCGTCCGTACTTTGCTGAGGCAAAAGAAACTTGCAGTAATAAAGAATGACTTTATTAATAATATGACTCACGAATTTAAAACCCCGATTTGCAATATTTCACTTGCGCTTGAAACTATAGAAAATTCGTCTTTGGTTAATGGGAATAATGGATTGCGACAATACTTATCCATTATTAATAGTGAAAATATACGCATGGATGAAAACGTGGAAAAAATTATGGAGATTTCCATGATGGAGCGCACTGAAGTAAAGCTGAACATGAAGCCCTGTAACCTGAATAATATTGTTCGGCAGGTGGTACCTTTATTTGACCTCATGATCCGTGAAAGGCATGGCAATATTACCGTAAAAAGCTATAAGCCAGTTGTAATGGTGAATTGCGATGCGGTGCATATTTCAAATGTTTTTTATAATCTGATTGACAATGCTATAAAATATAATGATAAAACCCCTGAAGTAAATATTTCTGTTATTGAAGAAAATGATCTTATTAAAATTGAATTTTCTGATAATGGTATTGGAATAAATCAGGAACACCAGAAACCAATATTTGATAGCTTCTACCGGGTTTCCACTGGCAATAAACATGATGTAAAAGGTTTTGGCCTGGGATTGAGTTATGTAAAGAATATAATTGAAAGTCATCGGGGTGATGTTCAGCTAAATAGCAGGAAAGGAGGAGGATCCGTATTCTCTGTGCGCCTGCCCATTGAAACGAAAGAAGTAAAGCGAAGCTCCCGGATAAACCTGCATAGATTGAATTTATGA
- a CDS encoding ATP-binding protein, translating to MIARLLHPVLNDYVSQFPVIFLTGPRQSGKSTLEKTLVGWSYVNLEDPDQRNLATNEPALFLAQLGEKAIIDEAQHVPELFSHIQLIVDENPQRKFLLTGSQNFLMLEKITQSLAGRTGILQLLPFSMDELAYVGKLPALETYLWKGSYPRIYDQNIDPKAFYNGYLNTYVERDVRSIRNIGDLATFRRFLGLCAGRIGQLLNMNALATETGTSVNTIKHWLSVLEASYVIYLLQPYHKNFNKRITKSPKLYFYDTGLACRLLLINKPEELLNHFARVQIFESLVITEIRKSLLNAGEMPHLYFWRDSHGHEVDLLIDQGATITAVEIKSGKNPSLNYLKGLKYWQELTSESAETSKVVYAGEQQMRTGHGDLVPWMKVVDLVSK from the coding sequence ATGATAGCACGGCTTCTCCATCCGGTTCTTAATGATTACGTTTCCCAGTTCCCTGTTATTTTTCTCACCGGTCCACGCCAATCGGGAAAATCAACACTGGAGAAAACACTTGTGGGCTGGAGCTATGTGAACCTTGAAGATCCTGACCAAAGAAACCTGGCGACAAATGAACCCGCCCTTTTTCTGGCGCAATTGGGCGAAAAAGCCATTATTGATGAAGCGCAGCATGTTCCCGAACTTTTTTCGCACATCCAACTCATTGTGGATGAAAATCCCCAGCGGAAATTTCTGCTAACGGGGTCGCAGAATTTCCTGATGCTGGAAAAAATTACGCAATCGCTGGCGGGCAGAACAGGTATACTCCAGCTTCTGCCCTTTTCGATGGATGAACTGGCGTATGTGGGCAAGCTCCCTGCTCTGGAAACCTATCTTTGGAAAGGTAGCTATCCCAGAATCTACGATCAAAATATTGACCCTAAGGCTTTCTACAACGGCTATCTGAATACCTATGTGGAGCGGGATGTACGCAGCATCCGCAATATTGGCGACCTTGCTACCTTCCGCAGGTTCCTTGGTCTTTGTGCCGGAAGGATTGGGCAATTGCTCAACATGAACGCCCTGGCTACCGAAACCGGTACCAGCGTGAATACGATCAAACACTGGCTCTCTGTGCTGGAGGCAAGCTATGTTATCTACCTCTTGCAGCCGTATCACAAGAATTTTAACAAGCGGATAACCAAATCTCCAAAACTTTATTTCTATGATACCGGCCTTGCCTGTCGCCTGTTGCTCATCAATAAGCCTGAGGAGTTACTCAATCACTTTGCCCGCGTACAAATTTTCGAGAGCCTGGTCATAACGGAAATCCGCAAGTCATTGCTGAATGCAGGGGAAATGCCGCACCTCTATTTCTGGCGCGACAGTCATGGCCATGAAGTGGACCTATTGATAGATCAGGGCGCAACAATAACTGCAGTGGAAATAAAATCGGGAAAAAATCCATCGCTCAATTACCTGAAAGGGCTAAAGTATTGGCAGGAGTTAACCAGTGAGTCGGCTGAAACTTCGAAGGTGGTTTACGCTGGTGAGCAGCAGATGAGGACTGGGCATGGGGATTTAGTGCCGTGGATGAAAGTAGTGGACCTGGTTTCGAAATAG
- a CDS encoding kelch repeat-containing protein, with the protein MKKIFLILIQISWSALVFGQWTQMNDFPSTPTDGAFSFVLDNKGYVGGGLAGNEVFSFDASNGEWTEKAPIPSPGDHLAWAFSFVINGKAYVGGGSFETASDLTDKMYEYDPQMDTWTEKAPYPAGERDGCFSFSVNGKGYVGGGFDGQYMLFDFYEYNPATDQWRSLPDYPGGPVLFAVSFVIDGKAYAGTGAQGTMEIDDIWEFDPTTESWNQVASFPGESRQAAVGYAVGGKGYIAGGMSDYTTIRSDLWEYDPAADNWQKIEDNLPTDQLAWSTAFVLGNDAFIGLGVNLPDFEFSNSFYKYSHVSTGIYQKTPAALEVYPNPASSVLNIKNPQAGLNAQGYMLDATGKTVKKWKPDESEINIEDLAEGIYLLRLIVEGEIFQQKILVQ; encoded by the coding sequence ATGAAAAAGATATTCCTCATTCTGATACAAATTTCCTGGTCGGCCCTCGTTTTTGGGCAATGGACTCAGATGAATGATTTCCCATCAACCCCTACAGACGGAGCTTTTAGTTTTGTGCTGGATAATAAAGGCTATGTAGGTGGCGGACTTGCGGGGAACGAGGTTTTTAGCTTCGATGCTTCGAATGGTGAATGGACCGAAAAGGCGCCAATCCCCAGCCCTGGCGATCACCTTGCATGGGCCTTTAGCTTTGTAATCAATGGCAAAGCGTACGTTGGTGGTGGCTCTTTCGAGACCGCATCAGACCTCACCGATAAGATGTACGAATATGATCCGCAAATGGATACTTGGACGGAAAAGGCACCTTATCCCGCAGGTGAACGTGATGGCTGCTTTTCTTTTTCTGTTAATGGAAAAGGCTATGTGGGCGGAGGTTTCGATGGGCAGTATATGCTATTCGACTTCTATGAATATAATCCTGCTACTGATCAGTGGCGAAGTTTGCCCGATTATCCGGGAGGACCGGTTCTCTTTGCAGTTTCCTTTGTGATAGATGGGAAAGCCTATGCAGGCACAGGCGCTCAGGGAACTATGGAAATTGATGATATCTGGGAATTTGATCCTACAACAGAAAGCTGGAATCAGGTGGCATCATTTCCCGGAGAATCGCGCCAGGCAGCGGTGGGATATGCCGTTGGCGGCAAAGGCTACATAGCAGGTGGAATGTCTGACTATACAACCATTCGTAGCGACCTTTGGGAATATGACCCTGCTGCGGATAACTGGCAGAAAATAGAAGACAACTTGCCGACTGATCAACTTGCATGGTCAACCGCATTTGTACTAGGAAATGATGCGTTCATTGGCCTCGGAGTGAATTTACCAGACTTCGAATTTTCCAACTCATTCTATAAATACAGTCACGTCTCTACTGGTATTTATCAGAAAACGCCTGCTGCGCTAGAAGTATATCCGAATCCGGCTTCATCTGTCCTGAATATTAAAAACCCGCAAGCAGGGCTAAATGCACAGGGCTATATGCTGGATGCAACAGGAAAGACCGTGAAGAAATGGAAGCCGGATGAAAGCGAAATCAATATCGAAGATCTTGCAGAAGGAATCTATCTGCTGAGATTAATTGTGGAGGGAGAAATATTTCAGCAAAAAATATTGGTTCAATAA
- a CDS encoding response regulator transcription factor — protein MTKTKILLVDDDENLTFLLNENLMTAGYEATICRDGESGLRSFRAELFQLCILDVMMPKMDGFTLAKQIRKQDHHIPVIFLTAKNMIDDKLKGFDLGADDYMTKPFSFHELLCRIKAVLSRTGVSENSYHWDSRMGNLIFNYNMRSLKNGSKEKKLSAKEAELLQVFQENKNRLISRQQILKRVWGDDDFFTSKSMDVYLTRIRKLIKDDPSLELLNVHGVGYKMIVNGEIEE, from the coding sequence ATGACTAAAACTAAAATACTTCTGGTTGATGATGATGAAAATCTGACGTTTCTCCTTAATGAGAACCTGATGACGGCCGGTTATGAAGCTACCATCTGCAGGGATGGAGAAAGCGGTTTGCGTTCATTCCGGGCGGAACTTTTCCAGCTTTGCATCCTGGATGTGATGATGCCAAAAATGGATGGATTTACGCTGGCAAAGCAAATAAGAAAGCAAGACCACCATATCCCCGTCATTTTTCTCACAGCCAAAAATATGATTGATGATAAATTAAAAGGATTCGATCTTGGCGCGGATGATTACATGACAAAACCTTTCAGCTTCCATGAACTCCTTTGCCGCATTAAAGCCGTGCTGAGCAGGACAGGAGTTTCAGAAAATTCGTATCATTGGGACAGCCGCATGGGAAATTTGATTTTCAATTATAATATGCGTAGCCTGAAAAATGGCAGCAAAGAAAAAAAGCTAAGCGCCAAGGAGGCGGAATTGCTACAGGTATTCCAGGAGAACAAAAACCGCCTGATCTCGCGGCAACAGATCCTGAAACGCGTTTGGGGTGACGATGACTTCTTCACCTCCAAGAGCATGGATGTATATCTCACCCGCATCCGGAAATTGATAAAGGATGACCCCTCACTGGAACTGCTGAACGTGCATGGCGTGGGATACAAGATGATTGTGAATGGGGAGATTGAGGAATAG
- a CDS encoding DUF3817 domain-containing protein, with the protein MKLLRILALLEGVSLLVLLFIAMPLKYFYDEPEMVRHVGMAHGVLFIGYSLWLAVIAIQHKWKARPILVSFASAFVPFGTFYSDRKYFREPAEISQ; encoded by the coding sequence ATGAAATTATTGAGGATCCTGGCGCTGCTCGAAGGCGTTTCGCTGCTGGTGTTGCTGTTCATTGCAATGCCCTTGAAATATTTCTATGACGAACCTGAAATGGTGCGTCATGTGGGAATGGCGCATGGTGTACTTTTTATAGGGTACTCATTATGGCTGGCTGTTATAGCCATTCAGCACAAATGGAAAGCCCGGCCTATCCTGGTGAGCTTCGCCTCGGCATTTGTTCCATTTGGCACCTTTTATAGCGACCGCAAATATTTCCGTGAGCCGGCAGAAATAAGTCAATAG
- a CDS encoding YciI family protein has protein sequence MNEYLIIIRGGEDVSSLKSPEEMQRHMQEWQKWMGGLAENGKFVAGQPLMNEGKSLVEAGKRVIDRPLAEGKELVAGYIILKAESLNEATELAKGCPGLEHNCTLEIREIRPMD, from the coding sequence ATGAATGAATATCTGATAATTATTCGAGGTGGTGAGGATGTATCTTCGCTTAAATCTCCGGAGGAAATGCAAAGACATATGCAAGAATGGCAAAAATGGATGGGGGGACTGGCTGAAAATGGAAAATTCGTGGCCGGCCAACCCCTCATGAATGAAGGCAAATCATTAGTTGAGGCCGGGAAGCGGGTAATTGACCGTCCGCTTGCAGAAGGCAAAGAATTGGTTGCCGGCTACATTATCCTGAAGGCTGAATCGCTGAACGAAGCCACCGAATTGGCCAAAGGTTGTCCAGGTCTTGAGCATAATTGCACACTTGAAATTCGGGAAATAAGACCAATGGATTGA